In Kitasatospora sp. NBC_00240, the following are encoded in one genomic region:
- a CDS encoding TetR/AcrR family transcriptional regulator gives MPRPREFEPEAVLNQAMLRFWERGYRATSIEDLVKATGVKPGSIYSAFPGGKRALFLKSLERYSKLVVPQKLGELEAPSASLAELRGYFDGLVRDLLSPEGRQGCLLVNTAIENAAGDDEAAAVVRGHLARLERCMATALRNARSQGEVRASVDPEGGAKLLVATCQGLMVVGKANPDEAVLRAIADNAFAVLA, from the coding sequence ATGCCCAGACCCCGCGAGTTCGAGCCCGAAGCCGTCCTGAACCAGGCGATGCTTCGGTTCTGGGAGCGCGGCTACCGGGCCACCTCGATCGAGGACCTGGTGAAGGCGACCGGAGTGAAGCCCGGCAGCATCTACAGCGCCTTCCCCGGCGGCAAGCGTGCGCTGTTCCTGAAGTCGCTGGAGCGCTACTCCAAGCTGGTCGTCCCGCAGAAGCTCGGCGAACTGGAGGCCCCGAGCGCCTCGCTGGCAGAGCTCCGCGGCTACTTCGACGGACTGGTGCGCGATCTGCTCAGCCCCGAGGGCAGGCAGGGCTGCCTGCTGGTGAACACGGCGATCGAGAACGCGGCCGGCGACGACGAGGCCGCGGCCGTGGTGCGCGGCCACCTGGCCCGGCTGGAGCGGTGTATGGCCACGGCGCTGCGGAACGCGCGCAGCCAGGGCGAGGTGCGGGCCTCGGTGGATCCGGAGGGCGGCGCGAAGCTGCTGGTCGCGACCTGCCAGGGCCTGATGGTGGTGGGTAAGGCGAATCCCGACGAGGCGGTGCTGCGCGCGATCGCGGACAACGCCTTCGCCGTACTCGCCTGA
- a CDS encoding zinc-binding dehydrogenase — protein sequence MKAIVISAYGGPEVLTVTELPDPVPAPDEVLIRVKAFGLNHAEAYMRAGAWGEVAAVPGIECAGVVESDPSGRLAPGAAVVAILGGMGRTRDGSYAELVTVPATNVVAVRASLGWAELAAVPEVYATAWSGLFGNLDLRTGETVLVRGATSSLGQAAVSLAVDRGAQVLATTRTPAHAALLKELGAHDVLIDDGLLAPQVKERGIAVDAVLDIVGNSALRDSLATVRARGRVCQIGFLGGFDPVPDFDPIADLPTGVQLSFFASAFVLGGPAFPLADVPLEQIYAKVAAGTLRAGPVRVFRFDEIVEAHRVMESGQALGKMTVTVD from the coding sequence ATGAAGGCCATCGTCATTTCTGCCTACGGCGGTCCCGAGGTGCTCACCGTCACCGAGCTGCCCGACCCCGTACCCGCCCCCGACGAGGTGCTGATCCGGGTCAAGGCGTTCGGCCTCAACCACGCCGAGGCCTACATGCGGGCCGGCGCCTGGGGCGAGGTGGCGGCCGTCCCCGGGATCGAGTGCGCCGGGGTGGTCGAGTCCGACCCCTCCGGCCGACTGGCGCCCGGCGCCGCCGTGGTGGCGATCCTCGGCGGCATGGGACGCACCCGCGACGGCAGCTACGCGGAGCTGGTGACGGTCCCCGCGACCAACGTGGTCGCGGTGCGCGCGTCCCTCGGGTGGGCCGAACTGGCGGCCGTCCCCGAGGTGTACGCGACGGCGTGGAGCGGCCTGTTCGGCAACCTGGACCTGCGCACCGGTGAAACCGTCCTCGTGCGCGGCGCGACCTCCTCGCTCGGCCAGGCCGCCGTCAGCCTCGCCGTCGATCGCGGCGCCCAGGTCCTCGCCACCACCCGTACCCCGGCCCACGCGGCCCTGCTCAAGGAACTCGGAGCCCACGACGTCCTCATCGACGACGGCCTGCTCGCCCCACAGGTGAAGGAGCGGGGCATCGCCGTGGACGCCGTCCTCGACATCGTCGGCAACAGCGCCCTGCGGGACTCCCTGGCCACGGTCCGGGCACGCGGCCGGGTCTGCCAGATCGGCTTCCTCGGCGGCTTCGACCCCGTCCCGGACTTCGACCCGATCGCCGACCTGCCCACCGGCGTCCAGCTCAGCTTCTTCGCCAGCGCCTTCGTCCTGGGCGGCCCCGCGTTCCCGCTCGCCGACGTACCCCTGGAGCAGATCTACGCCAAGGTCGCGGCGGGCACCCTCCGGGCCGGGCCGGTCAGGGTCTTCCGGTTCGACGAGATCGTGGAGGCCCACCGGGTCATGGAATCCGGCCAGGCACTGGGCAAGATGACCGTCACCGTGGACTGA